In the Microcebus murinus isolate Inina chromosome 14, M.murinus_Inina_mat1.0, whole genome shotgun sequence genome, one interval contains:
- the TFAM gene encoding transcription factor A, mitochondrial, whose translation MALLRSMWGVLSALGRSGAELCAGCGMRLRLPFSFVYIPKWFSSALASYPKKPLTSYLRFSKEQLPIYKARNPDAKTTELIKKIAEVWRDLPDSEKKIYEDAYRADWQAYKEEVNRIQEQLTPSQVLSLEKEIIQKRLKKKSLIKKRELTMLGKPKRPRSAYNIFVSESFQEAKDSSSQAKLKSINENWKNLSSSEKQVYIQLAKDDKIRYYNEMKSWEEQMMEVGRDDLIRRYVKEQAKDDTEKF comes from the exons ATGGCGCTTCTCCGGAGCATGTGGGGCGTGCTGAGTGCCCTGGGGAGGTCCGGAGCGGAGCTGTGCGCCGGCTGCGGAATGCGACTGCGCTTACCCTTCAG TTTTGTGTATATACCGAAATGGTTTTCATCCGCCTTGGCTAGTTACCCAAAGAAACCTTTGACCTCATACCTTCGATTTTCTAAAGAACAGCTACCCATATATAAAGCTCGGAACCCAG ATGCGAAAACTACagaactaattaaaaaaattgctgAAGTATGGAGGGACCTTCCTGATTCAGAGAAAAAA atatatgaaGATGCTTAcagggcagactggcaggcataCAAAGAAGAGGTAAACAGAATTCAAGAACAACTAACTCCAAGTCAGGTGTTAtctttggaaaaagaaatcattcaaaaacgtttaaaaaagaaatcattaataaaaaagagA GAGTTAACAATGCTCGGAAAACCAAAAAGACCTCGCTCAGCATATAACATTTTTGTATCTGAAAGCTTCCAAGAAGCTAAGGATAGTTCATCACAG GCAAAGCTAAAGAGTAtaaatgaaaactggaaaaatttgTCTAGTTCTGAAAAGCAA GTATATATTCAACTTGCTAAAGATGATAAAATTCGttattataatgaaatgaaatcttGGGAAGAACAAATGATGGAAGTTGGACGAGATGATCTTATACGTCGCTATGTGAAGGAACAGGCAAAAGATGACACTGAGAAGTTTTAA